From the genome of Syntrophorhabdaceae bacterium:
ATCTGATACACCTGTGCAGTAAGTGCTTGAGCCTCCAAGGACAGCTATACGTTTAATGCCTTGTTTTTTTTGGACATTTATTGTCTTTCCCCTTAATCCAAGATTATTATGACTGAATCTCAAATTATTTTTTGTTATATAGACGGTATCAGGTCGTGGTTCTGCAATAAGAAATGGGTGTTTCCTGAATAGAACCCTGTATTGGTCATCTTCGTGCTTAAAAAGCCAGTATCCATTTTTTAATCTAAATATCACCTGACCTGCTGCCTCAAGCGCCAAAAGACAAATCACTATGATGATGAGAACAGCCATTACTTTTATCAAGATGCTATTTTTCTTCGCCATACTAACCCCTTGGAATTTTTTTGCCTTTTAATGATCTTATACAAAAAAAAACAAAGAAACAATAAAACAAATATATTGAGAAAACGGTCAATGCGATATAGAATTTATAACTACCATGCGCCCGTAGCTCAGTTGGATAGAGCGTTGGCCTCCGGAGCCAAAAGTCGCAGGTTCAAGTCCTGTCGGGCGCGCATTTAAAAATATATAAACGATGACCTTTTCAAAGGTCTCTATAATCTTGTTTTATCATCTCAAGGATCTTTTTTGCCCGTTCACTATAAAGTTGTATCCCATCCCAGTTTGGTTCACCGTAGACCTTTTGCATAAACATGCCGTCTCTATCAAACCACCTATGGGCTATCCCCCCTAAAAAATAACCCTTTTTCTTTAATATCTTCACGGCTTCCCCAACCCACGGGGAATCAAGCCTGAAAAACACCTGAGACACAAAAGCACCCCTTGATGTGATATCCTCTTCATAACTATCCATAAAAGATATGAGGTCATTGCCTGTTGAAAGCAACATAAGACGTGCTACTCTGGCACCATCAAAGTATGTGTATCTTCCTTCTGTTTTAGAGTTGGACAATATCTTTTCACTGGAGGCAATAAAATTACGCCTTCTTTTTTTATTTTGGTATAAAAAGGTAAACCAATCCTTATATAATTTAGGGACATATACATCATGGGGCCTGTCTATAAGGCACATAAAATGTAAATCCACAGAGACCCTGCCAGAACTACTTTTTTCTGTATGGAATGCCTCTTCAGGCATGAGGTCTATCTCAATACCTGTCTCCACATTATCATAATGAAGAACAGCCTTCTGTATCTTTGTATGATTGCAGACTGCCTCACCGAATATCTCTTCAATGCCCGTCTGTTTTGTAAGTTCTTCACAGATATATCCATAAAGCCTATCGCTGATTCCAAGCCCCCTGTATTCAGGAAGAATTATACCTGCACCTATCTCATACAGACCTTCATAGGCTGCGGATGAACGATACATGGCCATGACGCCTATTATCTCTTTATCTTTTATGGCAACCACAGGATAGAGATTCCCCTTTTTTAATTCATCCTCCAGTGCTTTACCATCGTAAAAGGTCTTTACAGGGTATGCATCGCCGTATACAGCCCTGAAGCAATGCGAAATGCCCTTGGCATATGAGGGCCTAAATATATCAATCTTTATATCTTCTTTCATTTTGTAATCAATTCCATTTTATCTCTCGCCACAAACAATATGAGGAAGGTTGAACATAAGGAAAGTATACCACAGAACAGAAACAATTGCTCTATGCTATGGTGATTTATTATATAGGCAGATAAAACAGGGCCTAAGAAGAAACCCAGGTCTCTGGTTTCTATCATTAGGTTGAGATTAATACCCCTCATCTTTGCATGGGAGATATTGAAGGCAATGCCATTTATAACAGGAAACAGAACGCCGATGCCTATACCGAAAAAAAATCCACCGAGATAAAGCATGGCCATAGAGCCTGCATTGCCTATGAATATGTAACATATGGCAGTAAATATTATGGACAGGAATAAAAGGAGAGATTTATTGGCCCTGTCGAATAGATGACCGCAAATGACCCTTACAAAAATTAAGGTCATAGAGTATATGGTAAAGAAATAACCTGTGTCAGGGGCACCTATGTGTATGGCAAGGCTTTTTAAGAAATAATAGAGGGTAGAAAATGAGATAAAGGTCATAACAGAGATGAGAAGTAGAGATGATATTTGGATATTTCTTATGTTGAGCATCATGTCATTAAAGGAGATTTTATCTTGTTCTTTTATGGATAAACACTCTATCTTCATTTTTGACTTTCTATTAATATAGAAGAGCAAGGGAAATACAGGTAGCATAAGGACACAGGCAAATACGAACATAAATTCATACCTTTTAAGACAGGAGAGTATGCACTCCACTGCAAAGGGAATGACAGTATAAGGCAAGAGAAAGCTCACAGAGATGATACTAAATGCCTGGGCGCTTCTTTCAGGTGGAATAAATTTGACCGTATATGCCGTCAATGCGCTCGAGAGTATAACCAGGCTTATCCCATGGACGGTTCTTACAACCATCATGGGAACCAATGTCTTGGCAGGTATATATCCCAGGAGTGAAAAGAATACCAGTATGGTGCCCCAGAGGATGGTAGTTGTGGCATTCCTATGGGTAAAGAAAGGGCTTACAATAGGTCTTAATATCATAGCAATAAAGGCATCAAGCCCTGTTAAAAAACCGAACCACTTTGAATCAATATCAAGGGTCTTGAGATAGTTGTAATAATTAAAGAATATGGCAAGGTTACTGAATGTGAGAAAATATATGGCGTTCAATAAGAAGAACTGTTTTGAGATAAATGTGTGTCTTTTTTCCATGTATTATAGCAGCCCTTTTATCCTTAAAAGAAATACACATGTTATCTTGCCTGTCAACTTAACTATGTTTTTATTGTCATAAGAGAATTGGTCTCTCCTCTCTTTTTAAAAGCATAGTCATTAATATGAGGCACATAAATACAAATCCCGAAGCAGTATAGAACACTGACTTGAAGTCCGCCCCTGAGGCAATCAATATCCCTCCTAAATATGGCGTGAGAAAAAATCCTGCATCCATGGCAAATAATGCCATATTCGTATTGAGTCCCTGCATACGTGGGGCAGAGGCAGAAAACAGAAGTGCGTTAAGGACAGGGAAGGCAATGCCGATACTGCCACCGTAAATGACGGCAAGGCAATAATAGACCATCAGGTTCTTTGTAACCGGTAGTATAATAAAACATAGCATCAAAACAAAAAGGTTAAATATAAGGAGTTTCAATTTATCCAATCTGTCGAATAGGATTGTGCCCAGGAGGCGCACGGCAATCATGGTAAAGGTTGTTAGGCTGAAAAATACACCCACGTTACCCACACCCATATATATTGTAAGGTCTTTCATAAAATAAAAATAGGTGGAGTGTGCCAGATAGACAAATAGTATCCCCAAAAGAAAAGTGAGCACCTGATGAGCCTGAAAGTTCTCCTTTATTTCCTGTAATCTCAATCTCTCTGTAAGGACATTATCCATTCCCCTTATCGCCCCTGTGATCTTCTTGCATAAAACAAACATCAGGATTAAAGAAAAAACTGATAGGACAGAAACACCTGCATAGATATCCGCTGCAGTTCGCACATAGGGCATAAGGGCTTCTGCAGCAGAAGGAACTACAGCATAGGGGATCATGGTGGCTATGGCCAAGGCACTAAATCCCTGCCCGCTCTTTTCCTGGGGAATAAAGTTAACCATGAGTGAAATCACTGCAGATGTGAGCATTACAAAGGTGGCACCATGGACAATCCTCACTAAAACCAATCCTGAAACAGTTCTCACCCATAGATAAGATAGTGAAACAATGATTAAAAATGCCATAGAGAGCATTAATACCCCATAGGCATTTCTGCCATGGAGCCAAGGCACCACAAAGAGGCGGAGACAGAATGCTGCCATGGGCTCAAGCCCTACCAGAAAGCCCCGCCATATAACGGGTATCTCTATGATGCCCAGATAATTATAGAAACTATAAAAGACGCTCACATTACAGAAGGCCGTTATTATCACCAGACATAAGGAAAGGAATTCACTGGTAAAGAGGGGTTTTGTTCGTTGGTTAGTATCCGCTATTCCTTTCATAATTATAAGATCTTTCTCAGGGCATTGATAAATGCCTCCATAACATCCAAAGTTGATATGGTGACCCTTATATATCCTGGGTAGCGAAACCCTGTCATGGTTCGAACCATTATCCCTTGGCTCATCAACTTTCTGTAAGCAAGGGTATCATTTATGGGAAGCTTTATCATCATGTAGTTTCCCTCCCCTGATACATAGGAAAGCCCCATATGCATAAGCTCTTTCTTTAGAAAATCCTTACCTTCTTTTACATATCTTCTTGTTTTTACCATATGCTCTTCATCATCCAGGGCTGCATGGGCTGCCTGCTGGGCAATGGTGTTTACTGAATAGACCACACAGGTCTTTCTCATGATATCCACCACATCCAGATTCCCTGCAAGATACCCTATCCTCAATCCTGCAAGGCCATACATCTTGGAAAATGTCCTGAATACCACAAGGTTTGGATATTTATGGATAAGAGACATACAATCAGGATAGTCATCCCTTTCCACAAACTCAAAATATGCCTCATCCACTACCACAATCTGCCTGTTGTCCACCACCTCAAGAAATCTTATAAGCCTTTCCTTATCCCAGTATGTGCCTGTAGGGTTATTGGGATTACATATGAAGATAAGCTTTGTCCTTTTGTCTATGGCTCTAAGCATGGACTCATCATCAAAACCAAAGTCCTTCAGAGGGATGAGTCTTGCCTCAAATCCAGAGAACACTGCAACCCACTCATAGACGGCAAAGGTCTTATCTGCTGTTATTATATTATCCCCTTTTTCACAGAAAGCCTTTATTGCAAAGGTTATCACTTCATTGGCGCCGTTTCCCACAATGAATTGATCTGGATGTAAATGAAACTTTTGGGCGAGTTTTTCTCTCAAATAATAGGCATCACCACTGGGATATACGGCTGCCTTGGGAGGGGAAAACCTTTTTATGACCTCCTGGGCTTGAGGAGGCGGACCAAGGGGGTTTTCATTATTGTTTAGCCTATGGAGAAGAGATGTATGATAGAGTTTTTTCAACTCTTCATCAGGCTTACTGGGTATATAGGCCTCAAAGGATCTTATATATGATGGGGTAAGTCTATCAATGGCAAGCTGTTTCATCTGTTATATTGAAAGAAAATCAGGTCAGACCTTTTTCCGTATGGTATTATGGTTCGGGGTTCAAAACCACATTCTATTAAATCATTGATAATAATCAGATGTTCACGGACACCAAGGTCTGCAATAAAGAAGATATTGTTTATGTCTTCCTTTTTAAATATGTCTATGTGCTCTTTTAGATTCTTTAAGCTATCCTTACCAGGTTGCATCTGCTGTAAGGTAACTGCCCTGTTTAGCCGGTCGATCTCCGATGTAATGACAGAGTGATCACCCCTATCCTCTCCATAATAATCGGTTATGATGACCTCCCTGGGAAGGGCAAGATCAGCGTATTTCTTTTCTATAAAGTCAACGATAGATTTGGGAATATAGACCACCGTCCCCGTGTCCTCATGTAGAGCCCTGTAATAGGTGGTCATATCAAGAGGGTTATTATATTCATTATACCAGGTCAATGATCCTGTGACCTCAAAAGAGCCTTTAGGAAATTCAGGGGTCACAAACCTTGAGAATATCCCTATAACCTCTGTCCTGGCAATATTCTCGATACAGGCATTGATTAATGACTCTGCCATATGGCCTTCCTTTTCCTGGTTGAAGAGATATGGGCCAAACATTTCCACCACCTTTTCATTCATCATTCTCCAGATTAATCCCCCTACGACAAGGCCTGTTTTATCTATGGCTATGACCGCACTGTAAATGGAGCTTGATATCATATCAGATAGCTTGCCAGGGTTTGTAAAGGCAACAGGGTGTGGATAATCCCTGTAGTAGGCTGAAATGAGTGTTGAGAATATCTTTATCTCATCTGCATCCGGCTTTTTTATGGAATATATCTTAACAGGTTTGATGTCAGGTAGGCATATGTCATGTGGTTCAGGATATACCTTATCCTTGATTAACTTCAACCTAAGTTTGTTGTCCTGTGTCTCATCAAGGGACAGGTGTTCTACAGAGCGGGCTGCAATAAGAAGACCCATATCTCGAAGGTCTTTTATATCTTCCTGCAGGCCCTGTAACCCACTGGCAGTTATATTAAATGCCTTGAGTGATAGCCTAACCTTTTCAAAGAGAAACTCAACTGATACAAAATATACCCCTTCTATGCATGTGACCTCGATTTCTTTCTCTTCTGGAAGGACTTCGCACAGGTAGGAGAATATCTCCTCTGAGGCAAGGGTAAGCTTTAGGGCTTCATCTTTCCCAAGACCAAATACAAGGGAGGATCTTTCCACAAAGTTGGTGACTATCTGTAGAAAATCAATATGGGATGATATGGTTATCTTTGCCTTTTTCAAAAGGGTTTATCCATTAGAACTCTATATTATGAGGTCATTATAATTTAATTCCCTTATTTCGTCAAAAAAATTCATTTCAAACATGTTAATGCATTGAGCCTGTTCAGGATAGCCATCTCCATACACTTCCCAAAACAGTGGCGAAACCCCTTTGGCATCCTCGGGCCTGAATAAATCTACCTCATGGCTGCGTCCGTAATTCATTTCTCCATAAACCTTATTAAGGGAAATATCTTTGGTTTCCTTTAAAACTAAAAAACTTATCAACATGGGCCTGGAGATATGTCCTAAGGTATGGGATATCTTCTAAAGGTCTCGTTTTAATATATTCTATTTTTTTCTTCACAATAGGTCGATCCAATTTCGTAAGATATCATTTTCATTTCAAAAGTGCAACTTTTTCGGTCTGCCAAATGTAGAACTTTACACCGGTGGTTATGCAAGCTTTCTAAAAACTATAAGCTAAACTGTCTTGGTTCTACGGCTATTTTCTATACACCATATATAGTCTCTTAAAGGCCTGGATCTTTTCCCTGTCACCTATCTTTGCCTTATCCACACATATCCTCAAGACATCTATGGTCTTATCATAAGTCTTTTTATCCACAGGAAATGGGTGACCATCTTTGCCTCCATGGGTAAAGCTGAACCTGGCAGGGTCCTGGAAACTGGGAGGCCTGTCATATACAAGCTCGGAAACCAATGAAAGAGCAGATAGGGTCCTTGGGCCAACACCTTTTATATTGAGTAAGTCCTTAAAGGATTCTGGCTGGTTCTCATATAAAATAGTAAACATTTTATAGAGACGGTTTGAATCAAAGTCATCGGCTGTTATATAATGCCTTTTCGGCATGGAAAGGCTTATGTCATTCCATGTTCTCCACATCTTATCAGGGTTTTCTTTGACAAAATCTACAATGGCAGAACGGCTACCGCTGCTTTCTGCTGCCACAAGGTCGAGGACCTTATCCCTTGTATCACAGGTGATGCCTGTATGGGGTTCGCATGTCATATCAAGGTCTTTTCTTGAAAACCACTGGTATCTACGGGCATCCTTTTTTTCTTTATTCATTCCCTGTTGTATCACAGCCCAATCACCTTCTTTTGTGAATATGAATGTATGATGATAGAGGCTATAACCATCCTGGACTGCTGCATTGTCTATCTTGGCACACAATCTACTTATCTGGGTAAAATCTTTGACATCTATTCCCCATTTTTCTCCGTATAGGGTGATTTCTTTTGGTGTGGCCATTGCACTTCTTGCCTTACCACCACATATTGCCAATGGGACATCATTGCCCATCAATGAAAGCCCTTCTTTCAGGGCACCGCACAGGGTGGTGGTTAGACCACTACTATGCCAGTCAAAACCAGCAGCACAGCCCATGGCCTGGAACCATATGGGATCTGAAAGCCTTGAAAGGAGTTCCCTTTCACCGAATTCCATTAAAATCACATCCATGATGGCAGCGGCAAAGGACTTCATCTTTGAAAAAAGCCATGCCGGCGCCTTTCCATAATGGAGTGGGAGATTGGTTATTGCCCTTTTTGTGCCCAAAATTATCTTCTAACCTTAAATAAAGACCCTTTCCATAATGACATTAGAATTATAACATTAACCAAACCATATTTGTATGCTATAATTATTTAAAAATTTTGCTTTTTTTCATACCCTAAACAATAGGGATTGTTTTTAAGATAAAAAATATGAAAAGGTTTCTATTTTACATGACGCTACTTTTTGTTACTATTGGGCTAACAGGTGTCCTTCTGTCCTATGGCTGTAAAGAATGCCCTATTTTTAAAAAGGAAAAAAAGGTAAAGGTAGGTATCCTATTTCCTCTAAGCGGCATCCTTGCAGATAAAGGAAAGGATTGTGTTTCTGGGGCAGTCCTTGCCATAGAAGAGATAAATGCAGCAGGGGGGATCCGTGCATTGGGAGGGGCTACCATTGAACCTGTATATGGTGACACAGAAGGAAACCATGAAAAAGGCGCTAAAGAGACAGAAAGGTTAATCAATGAAAAAGGGGTAGTAGCCATAATCGGCACATATCAGAGCAGTGTAACAAAGGTGGCTACCCAGGTATCAGAAAGACTGGAGACCCCTTTTATAGTTAGCATTTCCCTTGCCGATATAATAACAGACCGAGGTTTTCGCTATACATTCAGGATCCAGCCAAAGGCAGAATTTTATGCCCGTGACCAGGCAAGGTTTCTAAAAGAATTATATAACGACTACGGCTATAAGGTAAGAAAGGTAGTATTAATCCATGAAAACACCGACTTTGGCACATCTACTGCCTTGGCACAAAAAACAGCCTTCCAGAAGCATGGGATTAAGGTTGTAGGACGTATCAGCTATTCTGCCAGTGATGCCACAGACCTCACTAAAGAGGTATCAAAGGCCCTGGTATTAAAACCTGATGCCATTGTAGCGGTAACATATCTCAATGACAGCATCCTTATCCGTAAGGCATTGATAAAACTCAATGCAAATATCCCTTTTCTCGATACTGCAGGGGGCACAGTTTCACCGGAATATGTAAAAGCCCTCGGCAGGCTTGCCAACGGCACCCTTACTTCATCAGAATACTCAAAATATGCCAAAAATGCCAAGGGACTAAATGACCGTTTTCTCAAGAAGTTTGGCACAGATATAACAGGAGACAGTGCATATACATATCAGGCTGTCTTGGTGCTGAAAGATGCCCTTGAGAGGGCAAGATCGCTGGATAAAAAGAGGCTGAGGGCTGCCTTAGCAGCTACCGAACTAACAAGAGGCGAAAACCTGATATTGCCTTCAGATTGGCTGAGGTTTGATATAAATGGACAGAATGAATTCGGGCAACTTTTTATATGTCAGATACAAAAGGGCGAACTTATGCCTGTATGGCCAAAGGAGTTTGCTGCTGCCAGAGTTGTCTTGAAATGGTAGACTGTATAGGGATATTAAATGGCTGAGCTGGAAAGAAAAATAAAATGGCATTCAAGCCTCAGGACAAAGTTCATCTTTGTCCCCATGGCTATTATGATTTTATTGCTCTTTATAGTTAGTTCAGGGCTCATATGGATAGCACGGCAGTCATTGAGGGAGGCAGAATTTAAGACCCAGGAAAACCAAGCAGATATGATAGCCCTCATGATCTCCCATTATATAAAACACAGCATCGAAAACCTTGAACTTTTTGAAAGAATGCATAACCTACCAGGTCTTGATAATAAAAGGCAAAAACAAGTCATTGAAGACTTTTTAATCCAAAGAAAACACCTTTTTAATGAGATTGCTCTGTTAGATAGCCGTGGTCGAGAAAAGGTAAAGGTATCCAGATTCCGCTTTTTTTCCAATGAAGAGCTTAAAACCAGAGAGAATACAGATGCCTTTAAGATGGCATCACAACATGGAAGATACATAAGTGATATATTTATATCACCGGCAAGTGGATTATTATCTATTGAGATAGGGGTCCCTGTTGTTAATTATGTGGATAAAATATACGGCTTTTTGATGGCAGAATTAAATATCAAAAGGCTATGGGAAGAGGTATCGAATATAAAGATAGGCGAACACGGTTATGCATACATCATTGATAAAAAAGGTCGTTTTATAGCATTTCAGGAGGCTTCCACCATCCTTCAAAGATACGGTGAAAATATGGAAAAGATGCCTCCTGTAAAACAGTTCATGGAGGCCTCACAAGACACCAAAAGAATCGTCTATGAATATAAAGGTCTAAAAGAAAATGATGTAATAGGTATCTATGCGCCTGTTGACTGGACCCAATGGGCTGTAATTGCCGAATTACCCAGTAGTGAGGCATTTGCAGGCATTAAAAAGATGCAGGTTTATCTTTTTATATTCATATCCTTTGCATTGCTTTTTATAGGGATAGCAGGTTTCTTCATATCAAGGAAGATGGTGAAATATATCTTTTCCTTTATCATTACAGCAGAGAGAATAGGAGAAGGAGACCTTGAAACTCCCATCCATGTGATAGACAGGGAAGACGAGATAGGTATCCTTGCCCGCACCCTCAGCAAGATGCAGAAAGAACTTAAAAAACTTTATAAAGACCTTGATGCTCAAGTTCACCACCTTAAAAAGACAAAAGATGCCCTTGAGGAAAATGCAGAGAAACTTCATATGCTAAACAAGAGGATGATGGAGATCATAGAATTTCTTCCCGACGCTACTTTTGTCATTGATGAAAACAAAAAGATTATTGCCTGGAATAAGGCGTGTGATGATATCACCGGTATAAAAAAGGCCGACATAATAGGAACAGATGAATATGCAAGGCCTTTCTATGGGAAAAGACGACCCATACTCATAGACTTTGTTATATCAGGCAACAACCTATCTGATGATGAGTTAAAAACATACTATTTGTCTGTCCAGAAAAAGGGGTCTATGATTTATGGATTATCAAAAACCCAATACCTATCCAATAAGGGCACTGAATTCCTCTCAGAGGTAGCCTGTCCGCTTTTTGGCACATCTGGAAAAGTAACCGGCGCTATTGAGTCTATTAGAGACGTGACAGAGATGAAACGTCTTGAGGCACAGGTTGCCCAGTCACAGAAGATGGAGGCTATAGGCACCCTGGCAGGAGGGATTGCCCATGATTTCAATAATCTTCTTATGGGTATTATGGGATTTGTGGACCTAATGCTTCATAATAAAGATTTGTCAAAAGAACATCACGAGATGCTAAAAAAGATAGAGAACCAGGCCATAAGCGGTGCCGAGCTTGCCAAAAGGCTCCTTGGTTTTGCCAGAGGTGGTATGTATGAGTTGAGACCTACAGACCTCAATGTTATTATTAAAAAGACTATAGATACATTCAGGAGGACAAGAAAGGATATAGTTATCCATGATGTCTATGAAAAAGAACTCTGGCCTTCTGAGGTAGATAGAGTCCAGATAGAGCAGGTATTATTGAATCTACTTATCAATGCAGGGGAGGCAATGCCCAATGGCGGTTATCTCTATATAGAATCTATTAATGTAGAGATACCAGAAGGCATGTCTATGCAAAATGATGTTAAACCTGGGAGATATGTAAAATTCTCTGTCAAGGATACTGGCAGGGGTATGGATAATAAGACCATGGAGAGGGTCTTTGACCCGTTCTTTACCACAAAAGAGATGGGCAGGGGAACGGGACTTGGCCTTGCTTCGTCTTTTGGGATAATCAAGACCCATGGAGGCTTTATACAGGTAGAGAGTGAGATAGGGAAGGGAAGCACATTTACAGTATTTCTGCCTGCATCAGATAAGCCTGTGGAGGTAGATATCTCTGAACAGAAGACATTAGAAAAAGGCAATGAATTGATCCTTCTTGTAGATGATGAGGAGATTGTTCTTGATGTTACCAAAGCCATGCTCGAGGCGCTCAGCTACAGGGTGATTACCGCAAAGGGCGGCAAGGAGGCAATTGAATTATTTAACAAGAAAAAATCAGATATCCACCTTGTTATCCTTGATATGATAATGCCGGATATGGGCGGTGAAGAGGTCTTTTATAAACTGAAACACATAAATCCTGACATAAAGATAATTTTATCCAGCGGATACAGTATTGATGGTAAGGCAAGGGATATACTCAATAAAGGCTGCAACGGCTTTTTACAGAAGCCTTTTAAATTGGACGACCTATCTGAGAAAATCAGGGAAATTTTGAGTTCATTGTAACGTCTAATCCATGAGGCCTCTTGCAAAGGCCTCTATTTGGCATTTTTTTCTTCTCTAAGCCAGTCACCACCCAGAACCCTGTAAAGGGTGATCTTGTTAGCAAGGTTTGCAAGCTTTACACCTGTTAGCCCTTGCTGTGCCCCATAGAGGGAACGCTGGGCATCAAGGACACTCAAATAACTGTCTACCCCTTTTTCATACCTCACAGAGGCAAGTCTGTAGGTTTCTGATGTGGCCTCCACTAAAGACCTCTGGGCAGATAATTGTTCGTCTATTGTCCCTCTTACAGCCAGGGCATCTGCTACCTCTTTAAAGGCCGTCTGAATAGTTTTTTCATAACTGGCAAGGGCGATTTCACGTTCTACCTTTGTTGCCTCATAAGCTGCCCATACACGGGTATCAAAGATAGGCATCACAACCTGTGGTGAAAAGTTCCAGGTCTCTTGCCCTGAGCGGAAGAGTCTTGATAATTCTGCGCTTGCAGTCCCTATGGTGGTGGTGAGGCTAATGCGGGGAAAAAATGCTGCCCTTGCAGCGCCTATAGCGGCATTTATTGATTTAAGCCTGTGTTCAGATGCCATGATATCAGGC
Proteins encoded in this window:
- a CDS encoding cache domain-containing protein, with translation MAELERKIKWHSSLRTKFIFVPMAIMILLLFIVSSGLIWIARQSLREAEFKTQENQADMIALMISHYIKHSIENLELFERMHNLPGLDNKRQKQVIEDFLIQRKHLFNEIALLDSRGREKVKVSRFRFFSNEELKTRENTDAFKMASQHGRYISDIFISPASGLLSIEIGVPVVNYVDKIYGFLMAELNIKRLWEEVSNIKIGEHGYAYIIDKKGRFIAFQEASTILQRYGENMEKMPPVKQFMEASQDTKRIVYEYKGLKENDVIGIYAPVDWTQWAVIAELPSSEAFAGIKKMQVYLFIFISFALLFIGIAGFFISRKMVKYIFSFIITAERIGEGDLETPIHVIDREDEIGILARTLSKMQKELKKLYKDLDAQVHHLKKTKDALEENAEKLHMLNKRMMEIIEFLPDATFVIDENKKIIAWNKACDDITGIKKADIIGTDEYARPFYGKRRPILIDFVISGNNLSDDELKTYYLSVQKKGSMIYGLSKTQYLSNKGTEFLSEVACPLFGTSGKVTGAIESIRDVTEMKRLEAQVAQSQKMEAIGTLAGGIAHDFNNLLMGIMGFVDLMLHNKDLSKEHHEMLKKIENQAISGAELAKRLLGFARGGMYELRPTDLNVIIKKTIDTFRRTRKDIVIHDVYEKELWPSEVDRVQIEQVLLNLLINAGEAMPNGGYLYIESINVEIPEGMSMQNDVKPGRYVKFSVKDTGRGMDNKTMERVFDPFFTTKEMGRGTGLGLASSFGIIKTHGGFIQVESEIGKGSTFTVFLPASDKPVEVDISEQKTLEKGNELILLVDDEEIVLDVTKAMLEALSYRVITAKGGKEAIELFNKKKSDIHLVILDMIMPDMGGEEVFYKLKHINPDIKIILSSGYSIDGKARDILNKGCNGFLQKPFKLDDLSEKIREILSSL